Genomic window (Streptomyces sp. LX-29):
AGGTAGACCAGCGGGGCGAGATCCGAACGGCCGTCGATCCACACGTATTCGAGCGCCCCGTGGGTGGTGTGGAGCACAGGCATCGCGGTATCAGCCCAGCGTCAGATGGCGGAGGGTAACGAGGGGTCGGCCGCTGGCGGCGACGGTGTCGCCGGCGGGGGTGCGGACGGCCACGGCGGCATGGTAGCCGGGCGGCGCCGCCACGTCGACGAGCGCCCAGCCCGCCGGGACCGGGGAGCCGGCGGGCGCCAACCCCTCGGCCAGGCCCACGTGATGGGTGCGGATGCCGCCGGGCAGCCCGGTGCCGATGCCCTTCAGATACGCCTCCTTCCGCACCCAGCAACTCAGGAACGCCTCGTCGCGCAGCGACTCGGGCAGCGCCGCGATCGCGGCCCGCTCGTCCGGGTGCAGCGCGCGGGTGAGGTCCACCCCGCTGCGGCGCGCCCGCGCGGACTCGATGTCGGCGCCCACGACGCTCCGTGCCACCGCGACCATGGCGGCGTCCTCGGAGTGCGACAGCGAGAAGTGGAGTCCGGTGTGCTCCGCCAACGCCGGGCGCCCGTGCGGCTTCTCGCAGTCCGGCATGCCGCAGAGCTCGCGGGTCAGGGCGACCGCGGCCGGGTCCACGCCCAGATAGCCGCCGAGCAGCGTCCGCAGCCCGACGTGGGAGGTGACATAGCGCTCGCGCAGCCCGGCGTCCTTGAACCGCGCCGCGCGCCGGGCCTCTTCGGCGTCCAGCATCCCGTCCGCCACCGCCGCCGGGGCGAGGTTGGCCGACAACGACAGCAGCCAGACCGCGACACGGCCGGGGCCGGGAAGGTCCTCGGGGCTGGGGGGCGGGGCCGCGGGCCCCCAGGGTTCGACGGACGCGGTGGCGGCCCGGGGCGCGTCGCCCGTCCCCGCCGCACGCGCCGGATATGCCGTGCCGGCCGTGCTGTTGAGCATGATCCCCGCTACCCCCGCGTCCCTGCGTCACGCGACTGCCGTGCGCTCACGCACCTGTTCGCGCCCCCACGGGTGAGCCTAGAACGCCCCGGGGGTGATCTTCGAGCGGTTGCGACGACAGGAACCTGACGCGGACGTGGACCGGTGCCGGGGCGGCGGCGGTACGCGGGCCAGTTGTTGCCAGCCGCGGCGAAACCTGGCGCACGGCCGCGATGTGTGCTGCGCTTTCAGCGTGCTCCTGAACTGGCTCGAAGATCCGTCACCGACCCGGGGAATCCGCTTCGCCGCCCCCGGCCAGGGCTGGCTGTTCCGCTCCTACGCGGACCTCGCCGCCGAATCCCTGGCCGTCGCGGCCGCCCTGCGCGACCACCTCGGCCCGCCGCCCGCGGCCGGGGTGGTGAACCTGCTGACCGCGGACCCGCGGCGGTTCGTCACCGGCTTCTTCGGTGTGCTGCTCGCCGGGTGTACCCCGTCGCCGATCGCCCCGGCCACCGCCTTCCGGGACCGCTCCGGACACCCGGACCATGTGACCGGCATCCTGCGCACGGCCCGGCCGGTCGCGGTGCTGACGGACGAGAAGGCGTACGCCACCGCCGCGGCCGCCGCCACCGCCGCCGGGCTGGCCGGCCGGGTCCTGACCCATCCGGTGGGCGACGCGGGCGCGGTGCCGGAGCCCGCGCGGGGCACCGGCGGGCCGGTCGGCCCCGGGGCGCACCGTGCCGCCCCGCCGCGGGACGCGTTGCTCCAGTTCACGTCCGGCTCCAGCGGCAACCCCAAGGGCGTCCGGGTCTCCTGGGAGAACCTGCGGGCCAATGTGGCGGCCATCAGGCGCTGGTTGGACTGGAGCGACCAGGACGCCTTCGCCAGCTGGCTGCCGCTCCACCACGACATGGGCCTGATCGGGGCGATGATCACCCCGGTGGTCTCCGGGACCGACCTGTGGCTGATGACCCCGGAGCAGTTCCTCCGCTCGCCGCGCCGCTGGTTGGAGTGCTTCGGCGCGCACGGCGCCACCCTCACCACCGCTCCCGGCTTCGGCTACGGCTACGCCGCGCGGCGCGTCACCCCGGAGGAGATCGCCGACCTCGACTTCGGCGGCTGGCGGGTGGCGATCCTCGGTGCCGAGCGCATCGATCCGGCCGCGGCCGCCGACTTCACCGCGCTCACCGCCCCGCGCGGCTTCCGGCACACCAGTCTGGTCCCGGCCTACGGGCTGGCCGAGGCGACCCTCGCCGCGACCGGCACCACCCCCGGTACTCCCGCGCCGCTGATCGACGTCGGCCCCCGGCCGCCGCGCGTGGGCGACCCGGTCGAGGTGCTCGGGCGCGGGGTGCTGGGCGTGGACCGGGCCGGCGGCGCCGGCTGGCTCACCGGCTGCGGGGCGCCGGTGCCCGGGCTCACGGTCCGCGTCGTCGACGAGGACGGCGCGGCCCTGCCGGACGGCCGCTTCGGCGAGATCGAGTTGCGCGGTGACTCCGTGGCGCGCGGGCACGTCACCGCGGACGGGCTGCCCCCGGCCGCGCCCGGCGCCACCGCCTTCGTGCCGGACCCGGTCGACGGCGCCCCCGACGTGCTGCGCACCGGCGACTGCGGGCTGCTGCTGGACGGGCAGTTGTACGTCCTGGGCCGCATCGGGGACAGCCTCAAGGTGCGCGGTCGCAGCCTGTACGCGGAGGACCTGGAGGCGGAGCTGGCGTCCGCCTTCGGCCCCCGGGCGGGCCGCTGCACCGCCGTCCTCGGCGCCGCCTCCGGCCAGGACCTCGCCCTGGTGCTCCTGGAGGGGCCGCCGGCGGACGCCGCGGACGACCCCGACCTGGTGC
Coding sequences:
- a CDS encoding 4'-phosphopantetheinyl transferase superfamily protein, with product MLNSTAGTAYPARAAGTGDAPRAATASVEPWGPAAPPPSPEDLPGPGRVAVWLLSLSANLAPAAVADGMLDAEEARRAARFKDAGLRERYVTSHVGLRTLLGGYLGVDPAAVALTRELCGMPDCEKPHGRPALAEHTGLHFSLSHSEDAAMVAVARSVVGADIESARARRSGVDLTRALHPDERAAIAALPESLRDEAFLSCWVRKEAYLKGIGTGLPGGIRTHHVGLAEGLAPAGSPVPAGWALVDVAAPPGYHAAVAVRTPAGDTVAASGRPLVTLRHLTLG
- a CDS encoding AMP-binding protein, translating into MLLNWLEDPSPTRGIRFAAPGQGWLFRSYADLAAESLAVAAALRDHLGPPPAAGVVNLLTADPRRFVTGFFGVLLAGCTPSPIAPATAFRDRSGHPDHVTGILRTARPVAVLTDEKAYATAAAAATAAGLAGRVLTHPVGDAGAVPEPARGTGGPVGPGAHRAAPPRDALLQFTSGSSGNPKGVRVSWENLRANVAAIRRWLDWSDQDAFASWLPLHHDMGLIGAMITPVVSGTDLWLMTPEQFLRSPRRWLECFGAHGATLTTAPGFGYGYAARRVTPEEIADLDFGGWRVAILGAERIDPAAAADFTALTAPRGFRHTSLVPAYGLAEATLAATGTTPGTPAPLIDVGPRPPRVGDPVEVLGRGVLGVDRAGGAGWLTGCGAPVPGLTVRVVDEDGAALPDGRFGEIELRGDSVARGHVTADGLPPAAPGATAFVPDPVDGAPDVLRTGDCGLLLDGQLYVLGRIGDSLKVRGRSLYAEDLEAELASAFGPRAGRCTAVLGAASGQDLALVLLEGPPADAADDPDLVREVLAKVRAVTSERVRTVVLRGGRGSVPRTSSGKPRRRAVWDRLVDSAGGSDDWELIGDSGPPGDDGTPVRPWVRQRGEAARAEPSPDAPTQPSPDVPAGAVARAEPSHADAPVPAARAEHTEAPGADRAGARRTERGETPRTEHAEAPRAERADRPGAEPLDASEEPAGRRPARLPTSRELYDRWERQQWSVREVAVERDAETWGGLRPFARQELLSALAELEVGEVCVTQTLSSLVDGAPTEDDRIYLCTQLADEGRHVRFFQDYLECAAGVDLAAPADGGALELAAAYGRLFEPELRRATAAARDAADGGHDAWYRALTYYHLITEGVLATTTLRTTRALARRFGLHALDDGLTHVTRDESRHVAFGLAAARAGVRGGYRDAVAESYLSGVELAARVMVAPDRRAVSPRLRPALVTRAEQLSGHWELARDRMLRQLGQIGLGELRGVAGRSWDGGRERALDEYRERWGVDHPVRLAAGGATTGGATGGGATGGGPARAATAPAPSSAGAGAPGSSEETPAGRGPSA